A region of Photobacterium sanguinicancri DNA encodes the following proteins:
- a CDS encoding SPOR domain-containing protein, with the protein MDSQIQLLSRLQFLTRFSSNLIQVSGREGSGKTWLAQCYLETWAKDSKQALLLCHPSQSDAQHRTFILNQLVPSPLFNEQDPLLQSIDRMLGGDKVQLLLVIDDAHLLSPTMIAELWALVVKAQTMPHWQINVLLFSQTGRLNKYLSQVSHGQGQTPLELEIGDFSEAEVQMFVEVMFTTSGLDATARRQLKEQAKLVEPRPGELVRLNDKEDQGMVNTSNRKLSPALLVTLLAVVVGAAAIWLFLPSETSSSSSVPLITESTEVPMELTPLRDVSAALSADSDLLSVSDASATLPSSNGARFDDPSVLPPEVKVDGLTVGRRDEGKRIVVPAELVDGLLAEQAQGGSGERAVHSLSTEHAQPTHINENSPVTPSVPEESANAPMASAQPSVAPRENTLGYELKRVPARQYALQLAALRSLSAARNFIAKHGINDIASIYETRRSNEPWFIVVTGEFNTVAAARRAEQNLSNSVKAGQPWVKSYSQIHREIDRVK; encoded by the coding sequence TTGGATAGTCAAATCCAACTTTTGTCTCGCCTCCAATTCTTAACGCGCTTTAGCTCTAATCTTATCCAAGTATCTGGTCGTGAAGGTTCAGGTAAAACATGGTTAGCGCAGTGTTACCTCGAAACATGGGCAAAAGATAGCAAACAAGCGTTGCTTTTATGCCACCCAAGCCAATCTGATGCTCAGCATCGCACGTTTATTCTTAACCAACTTGTACCGTCCCCATTGTTCAATGAGCAAGATCCATTGCTGCAAAGCATCGATCGGATGTTAGGGGGAGATAAAGTACAATTGCTATTGGTGATAGATGATGCTCATCTACTGAGCCCAACCATGATTGCCGAATTGTGGGCTTTGGTAGTGAAGGCGCAGACGATGCCTCATTGGCAAATCAATGTGTTGCTTTTTAGCCAAACGGGACGGCTAAATAAGTATTTAAGCCAAGTGTCACACGGCCAAGGGCAAACACCATTAGAATTAGAAATCGGTGACTTTAGCGAAGCAGAAGTACAGATGTTTGTGGAAGTGATGTTCACTACCTCTGGCCTGGATGCAACCGCTCGTCGCCAATTAAAGGAACAAGCTAAGCTGGTAGAACCTAGGCCTGGTGAGTTAGTCCGTTTGAATGACAAGGAAGACCAAGGAATGGTGAACACCTCAAATCGAAAATTATCTCCCGCCTTGTTGGTGACTTTGTTGGCTGTTGTTGTTGGTGCTGCTGCCATATGGCTGTTCTTACCAAGTGAAACCTCTTCTTCATCTTCTGTTCCATTGATTACTGAGTCAACAGAAGTGCCAATGGAGCTAACACCGTTACGTGATGTTTCTGCAGCATTGTCGGCGGACTCTGATTTACTTTCGGTCAGTGACGCATCAGCTACCTTGCCAAGTAGTAACGGTGCGAGATTTGATGATCCATCGGTGTTACCGCCTGAAGTAAAAGTAGACGGGTTGACGGTCGGCCGTCGTGATGAAGGCAAACGTATCGTTGTCCCTGCTGAATTAGTTGATGGTTTATTGGCAGAACAAGCACAAGGTGGTAGCGGCGAAAGAGCAGTGCACAGCTTGTCAACGGAGCACGCTCAACCGACTCATATCAATGAGAATTCGCCAGTTACTCCTTCTGTTCCAGAGGAGAGTGCAAATGCGCCGATGGCCTCTGCTCAACCGAGTGTGGCACCGCGTGAAAATACCTTAGGCTATGAATTGAAGCGGGTTCCTGCACGCCAATATGCACTCCAACTCGCCGCACTTAGGTCATTATCGGCAGCACGCAATTTCATTGCGAAACATGGCATTAATGATATCGCCAGTATTTATGAAACACGACGTAGCAATGAACCATGGTTTATTGTGGTAACGGGTGAATTTAATACAGTGGCTGCGGCTCGTCGTGCCGAGCAAAACCTGTCAAATAGCGTAAAAGCTGGTCAACCTTGGGTAAAATCATACAGCCAAATTCACCGTGAGATAGACCGCGTAAAATAA
- a CDS encoding phosphoglycolate phosphatase: MTYLEGITFIAFDLDGTLLDSVPDLAEAADKTMQVLGRERVTVEQVTTWIGNGADILIGRCLSQSLEVDPNLDPAIHREARQLFDRFYDEGGHQKSALYTGVKDTLAAFHQAGIPMAIVTNKPAQFVPHLLDQHGISEYFVDVIGGDTFPLKKPDPFALNWLLEKHQLTPAQMLMVGDSRNDILAAKAASCYVVGLTYGYNYGQPISASEPDIVLDHFSLLTEVVKLDS; the protein is encoded by the coding sequence ATGACGTATCTAGAAGGCATTACCTTTATTGCTTTTGACCTAGATGGCACTTTGCTTGATAGCGTGCCAGATCTAGCAGAGGCCGCCGATAAGACCATGCAAGTGCTTGGTCGTGAACGCGTGACGGTTGAGCAAGTCACTACATGGATTGGTAATGGCGCTGATATTTTGATTGGTCGCTGTTTAAGCCAAAGTCTCGAGGTTGATCCCAACCTTGACCCTGCAATTCATCGTGAAGCTCGCCAATTGTTTGATCGCTTCTATGATGAAGGCGGCCACCAAAAAAGTGCCCTTTATACCGGAGTTAAAGACACGCTTGCCGCTTTCCATCAAGCTGGTATCCCGATGGCGATTGTGACTAACAAACCAGCGCAGTTTGTACCGCATTTGCTAGATCAACATGGTATCAGCGAGTACTTTGTTGATGTGATCGGTGGTGATACTTTCCCGTTGAAAAAGCCGGATCCTTTTGCATTAAACTGGTTACTGGAAAAGCACCAACTCACACCAGCACAAATGCTGATGGTTGGCGATTCACGCAATGATATTTTGGCGGCTAAGGCGGCATCGTGTTATGTTGTTGGGCTGACTTATGGTTACAACTATGGTCAACCAATTAGCGCAAGTGAACCCGATATTGTGCTGGATCACTTTAGTCTTTTGACAGAAGTGGTTAAACTAGACAGCTAG
- a CDS encoding DUF2970 domain-containing protein yields MADQEKPSIYKVFTSAIAALFGVQSQSNHQRDFGQSSPWPFIIAGVVAIGCFVGGLLGVTWLVTH; encoded by the coding sequence ATGGCGGATCAGGAGAAACCATCCATTTATAAGGTATTTACCAGCGCTATCGCAGCGTTATTTGGGGTGCAATCACAAAGCAATCACCAAAGAGACTTTGGGCAATCAAGTCCATGGCCATTTATTATTGCAGGAGTGGTGGCAATTGGTTGTTTTGTCGGAGGGTTATTAGGGGTAACTTGGCTAGTTACCCACTAA
- a CDS encoding Dam family site-specific DNA-(adenine-N6)-methyltransferase, whose translation MKKHRAFLKWAGGKYSLVEEIERHLPPARKLVEPFVGAGSVFLNTDFDQYLLADINPDLINLYNILKENPERYVEDVRQFFTPEYNQKGAYLEIRAAFNATKDPYLRSLYFLYMNRHGFNGLCRYNKKGGFNVPFGSYKKPYFPEAEMYYFAEKAKRATFVCEGYQQTFSRARKGSVIYCDPPYAPLSTTANFTSYSGNGFSLDDQAALADAAENAANERGISVLISNHDTTLTRRLYHGADLSVVKVRRTISRNGSGRNKVDELLALFKVK comes from the coding sequence ATGAAAAAGCATCGTGCATTCCTGAAGTGGGCTGGAGGCAAGTATTCTCTGGTCGAGGAAATCGAGCGCCATTTACCGCCCGCGCGTAAGTTGGTCGAGCCTTTTGTTGGTGCCGGTTCTGTGTTTTTGAATACAGATTTCGACCAATATCTTCTGGCGGATATCAATCCTGATTTGATCAACCTGTACAATATTCTCAAAGAAAATCCTGAGCGATACGTCGAAGATGTTCGTCAATTTTTCACGCCTGAATATAATCAGAAGGGCGCCTATCTTGAGATCCGTGCTGCGTTTAATGCAACCAAAGATCCTTACCTGCGTTCACTGTATTTTCTTTATATGAACCGTCATGGTTTTAATGGCTTATGTCGCTATAACAAGAAAGGTGGTTTTAACGTCCCATTTGGTTCGTACAAAAAACCGTATTTCCCAGAAGCGGAAATGTACTACTTTGCTGAAAAAGCCAAGCGTGCCACATTTGTGTGTGAAGGGTATCAGCAGACGTTTTCACGTGCCCGTAAAGGCAGCGTAATTTACTGCGATCCACCGTATGCACCATTATCAACTACGGCTAATTTTACTTCGTATTCAGGTAATGGCTTTAGCTTAGATGATCAAGCAGCGCTTGCCGATGCGGCAGAAAATGCAGCGAATGAGCGTGGGATCTCGGTGTTGATTTCAAACCATGACACCACTTTGACGCGTCGTTTGTACCATGGTGCTGATTTATCTGTGGTAAAAGTGAGACGTACCATTAGTCGCAATGGCAGTGGGCGCAATAAGGTTGATGAGCTACTGGCGTTATTCAAAGTCAAGTAA
- the rpe gene encoding ribulose-phosphate 3-epimerase — MKDFLIAPSILSADFARLGEDVEKVLAAGADVVHFDVMDNHYVPNLTFGAPICKALRDYGITAPIDVHLMVKPVDRIIPDFAKAGATMITFHAEATEHLDRTLQLIKENGCQAGVVFNPATPLHHLDYVMDKIDMILLMSVNPGFGGQSFIPATLDKLREVRKRIDESGYDIRLEIDGGVKVDNIREIAEAGADMFVAGSAIFSQPDYKAVVDEMRAELAKVER; from the coding sequence ATGAAGGACTTTTTGATCGCACCATCTATCTTATCGGCAGACTTTGCGCGTCTAGGCGAAGATGTAGAGAAGGTACTCGCAGCAGGTGCAGACGTGGTGCACTTTGATGTAATGGACAATCACTACGTACCTAACCTGACGTTTGGCGCACCAATCTGTAAAGCTCTACGTGATTACGGCATCACAGCACCAATCGACGTTCATCTAATGGTGAAGCCTGTTGATCGCATTATCCCAGACTTCGCGAAAGCGGGTGCAACCATGATCACTTTCCATGCGGAAGCGACCGAGCACCTTGATCGCACGTTACAGTTGATCAAAGAAAATGGCTGTCAGGCTGGTGTGGTCTTTAACCCAGCAACACCATTACACCACCTTGATTATGTGATGGATAAAATCGACATGATCTTACTGATGTCGGTTAACCCAGGCTTTGGTGGTCAATCATTCATTCCTGCAACGCTAGACAAACTACGTGAAGTGCGTAAGCGCATTGATGAGTCTGGTTACGATATCCGTCTTGAAATTGATGGTGGCGTGAAAGTGGATAACATTCGTGAAATCGCTGAAGCGGGTGCCGATATGTTCGTGGCGGGCTCTGCCATCTTTAGCCAACCGGATTACAAAGCGGTTGTTGATGAAATGCGTGCTGAACTAGCGAAAGTTGAACGCTAA